A genomic stretch from Paraburkholderia dioscoreae includes:
- a CDS encoding acyl-CoA dehydrogenase family protein, translating to MRTTLVSPLSETLGFAETIAHIASIAAERERSHRLPHEEIAMLKELGFGALRQPADAGGRGVSLSELFTVARDVAAADSNIAHAFRNHLWQVEAALRRRDHPFHAHVLDLTSKKKTVGLSFTETDAVAAGARPSQVLSRLEWDEARRVYIGSGVKVYATGNLYNDAFVGLAVESREGKTVQYVLERGQGVGNDDDWQGFGQRLTGSGTAKFDAVTVPAAHVYPTDPPRTDEAAPWGYTFHQVYLTNCIAGIVRRVALDAVEVLRARGRNFYHGDAAHPTDEPVLQTLLGRIRAYAASVEATADRAVSALQRAWDSYGTADEYDTTLAATLAAAEAKVVIDDLAPQIASWLIDLGSGSVVSRVGALDRHWRNIKVIASHNPRLYKERLLGQNLLTGQLPPTGAFF from the coding sequence ATGAGAACCACGCTTGTCTCGCCATTGTCAGAAACACTCGGGTTTGCTGAAACCATCGCCCATATCGCATCGATCGCAGCGGAGCGGGAACGCAGTCACCGTTTGCCGCACGAGGAGATCGCGATGCTCAAGGAGCTCGGCTTCGGCGCGCTGCGCCAGCCGGCAGATGCCGGCGGACGAGGCGTTTCGTTGAGCGAGCTTTTCACCGTAGCGCGTGATGTTGCGGCAGCGGATTCGAACATCGCTCACGCGTTTCGCAATCATCTGTGGCAAGTGGAAGCGGCGCTCAGACGCCGGGATCATCCGTTCCATGCGCACGTTCTCGATCTGACGAGTAAGAAGAAAACCGTCGGCCTCAGTTTCACCGAGACCGATGCCGTGGCGGCCGGCGCGCGTCCGAGCCAGGTGCTAAGCCGGCTCGAATGGGACGAAGCGCGGCGCGTATATATCGGCTCAGGCGTGAAGGTGTACGCGACCGGCAACCTCTACAACGACGCATTCGTCGGCCTTGCGGTGGAAAGCCGTGAGGGGAAGACCGTGCAGTACGTGTTGGAGCGAGGCCAGGGCGTCGGCAACGATGACGACTGGCAGGGATTCGGCCAGCGCCTGACGGGCTCAGGCACGGCGAAGTTTGATGCCGTGACCGTGCCCGCGGCGCATGTCTATCCGACAGATCCGCCGCGAACCGACGAAGCAGCGCCTTGGGGATACACCTTCCACCAGGTCTATCTGACCAACTGCATCGCCGGCATTGTGCGGCGGGTAGCGTTGGACGCCGTCGAAGTTTTGCGCGCACGCGGGCGCAACTTCTATCACGGCGACGCCGCGCATCCCACCGACGAGCCGGTGCTGCAAACGCTGCTTGGCCGGATTCGCGCCTATGCGGCGAGCGTCGAGGCAACCGCCGATCGCGCTGTGTCAGCGCTTCAGCGAGCATGGGATAGCTATGGAACGGCCGATGAATATGACACCACGTTGGCCGCAACGCTCGCCGCAGCGGAAGCCAAGGTCGTGATCGACGATCTCGCTCCGCAGATCGCCAGCTGGCTGATCGATCTTGGATCGGGCTCGGTCGTGTCACGCGTGGGCGCGTTGGACCGGCATTGGCGCAACATCAAGGTAATTGCTTCGCACAATCCGCGCCTGTACAAGGAGCGGCTGCTTGGGCAGAACCTGCTGACCGGCCAGCTTCCGCCCACTGGTGCGTTCTTCTGA
- a CDS encoding LLM class flavin-dependent oxidoreductase — MSAKLPRFGVWALVHGSRAALQDPAEPYDASWARNKALVLEAERLGYDSVLVAQHTINPHDPSLDQLEAWTASAALAALTSRIEIITAIKPYLYHPVVLAKMAQQIEHISGGRFAINLVNAWNRPELERAGIGFPEHDERYAYGREWIEVVAALLRGEALNHHGDNFHIDEYQLRPADPFRARPRIYVGGESEPARELVAAHGDVWFINGQPHDDVARLIANVSARARPAGQDALRFGLSAFVIARETRAQAEAHLAHLFALAELDKPLRERQKANIDPKTVMHQTFAQSPRVGSNGGTAAGLVGDYDTVAQRVAAFHRAGIELFMLQFQPFEADMRIFAEEVVPRVKRLLSN; from the coding sequence ATGTCAGCCAAACTTCCACGCTTCGGCGTCTGGGCACTTGTGCACGGTAGCCGCGCCGCGTTGCAGGATCCCGCAGAACCCTATGATGCTTCCTGGGCCCGCAACAAGGCGCTCGTACTCGAGGCCGAGCGTCTCGGATACGACTCGGTGCTCGTCGCCCAGCACACGATCAATCCGCATGACCCTTCTCTCGATCAGCTCGAGGCGTGGACCGCATCGGCGGCATTGGCGGCGCTAACGTCACGCATCGAAATCATCACGGCGATCAAACCGTATCTCTATCACCCGGTCGTGCTCGCGAAGATGGCTCAGCAGATCGAGCACATCAGCGGCGGGCGCTTTGCAATCAACCTGGTGAATGCGTGGAATCGTCCGGAGCTCGAACGTGCGGGCATTGGCTTTCCCGAGCACGATGAACGTTACGCGTACGGCCGCGAATGGATCGAAGTCGTCGCCGCGCTGCTGCGCGGCGAAGCGCTGAATCATCACGGCGACAACTTTCATATCGACGAATATCAGTTGCGTCCCGCCGATCCGTTTCGCGCGCGTCCGCGCATCTATGTCGGCGGCGAGTCGGAACCGGCGCGCGAACTGGTGGCGGCGCACGGCGACGTGTGGTTCATCAACGGTCAGCCGCACGACGACGTAGCGCGTCTGATCGCCAATGTATCCGCTCGCGCGCGGCCCGCCGGGCAGGATGCGTTGCGTTTCGGTCTGTCGGCGTTCGTGATCGCACGTGAAACCCGGGCGCAGGCAGAGGCTCACCTCGCGCATCTGTTCGCACTGGCCGAGTTGGACAAGCCGCTGCGCGAACGGCAGAAGGCCAATATCGATCCGAAAACCGTGATGCACCAGACCTTCGCGCAATCGCCGCGTGTCGGTTCGAATGGCGGCACGGCTGCAGGGCTAGTCGGCGATTACGACACCGTCGCGCAGCGCGTTGCCGCGTTTCATCGGGCGGGCATCGAACTCTTCATGTTGCAGTTCCAGCCTTTCGAAGCGGACATGCGCATCTTTGCAGAAGAGGTCGTGCCGCGCGTTAAGCGGCTCCTTTCGAACTGA
- a CDS encoding ABC transporter substrate-binding protein, which produces MKPLLATLTFALLAASSASANAKDWSTVRFGVDASYPPFESKAADGKLVGFDIDLGNEICRRLNANCVWVENAFDGMIPALKGRKFDGVLSTMSMTPARQAQIAFSSKVFRIPTRLVAKKGSTITPTPEALKGKRIGVEQGSIQETYAKTYWEPAGAAIVSYQDQDLVYSDLIAGRIDASLQNAVQADVGFLRTPRGKDFAFAGNPLYDAKTLGSGTAIGLRKEDTDLKAKIDKAIADTRADGTYDKIAKKYFDFDVYGQ; this is translated from the coding sequence ATGAAACCCCTCCTCGCAACCCTAACGTTTGCACTACTCGCAGCATCATCCGCCAGTGCAAACGCGAAGGATTGGTCGACCGTACGCTTCGGTGTCGACGCGAGCTATCCGCCGTTCGAATCGAAAGCCGCCGACGGCAAGCTCGTCGGCTTCGACATCGATCTAGGCAACGAGATCTGCCGTCGCCTGAACGCAAATTGCGTGTGGGTCGAAAACGCCTTCGACGGGATGATTCCCGCGCTGAAGGGTCGTAAGTTCGACGGCGTGCTATCCACCATGTCGATGACGCCGGCACGTCAGGCGCAGATCGCTTTCTCGTCGAAGGTATTCCGTATCCCCACGCGCCTCGTCGCGAAGAAAGGCTCGACGATCACGCCCACGCCTGAAGCGCTGAAAGGCAAGCGAATCGGCGTCGAGCAGGGCTCGATCCAGGAAACCTATGCGAAGACCTACTGGGAACCGGCCGGCGCAGCGATCGTGTCTTACCAGGATCAGGATCTCGTGTACTCGGACCTGATCGCCGGCCGCATCGACGCGTCGCTGCAGAACGCCGTGCAGGCTGACGTCGGGTTCCTGCGCACGCCGCGGGGCAAGGACTTCGCATTCGCCGGCAATCCGCTTTACGACGCGAAGACGCTGGGAAGCGGTACAGCGATCGGCTTGCGCAAGGAAGACACCGACCTGAAGGCGAAGATCGACAAGGCGATCGCCGACACGCGCGCGGATGGAACATACGACAAGATCGCGAAAAAGTACTTCGACTTCGACGTCTACGGGCAGTGA
- a CDS encoding PD-(D/E)XK nuclease family protein has protein sequence MSGHAGASPLRVLQEERRIGILIENKVNAPAQYRQAERYHLRGKRLVDEGKLDSYRTVICAPQCYISPPLQENDYQHRILYETIETWFREQQGQGRRAIWRRYVMLAAIDQGRRGYTMAVNPAITKFHLDYWEHLRLRHPKIQMARPQGRGNGSTWIVLKGIGFPRGVKLSHKFDQQVMELGFEKRTVDEILAVKSDWPDDIHPVQKGGTTSLAIDIPAIDMTLDFGAQTTGVEKALESAYRLMPYASLFT, from the coding sequence ATGTCCGGTCATGCAGGGGCAAGTCCACTCCGCGTGTTACAAGAAGAGCGCCGCATCGGCATTCTCATCGAAAACAAAGTCAACGCTCCGGCTCAATACAGACAAGCGGAACGCTATCATCTGCGCGGAAAACGGCTCGTAGATGAAGGAAAACTTGACAGTTACAGAACCGTTATCTGTGCACCTCAATGCTATATCAGTCCTCCGCTCCAAGAGAATGACTATCAGCACCGTATCTTGTACGAGACTATCGAAACCTGGTTTAGGGAACAACAAGGACAAGGGCGACGCGCGATATGGCGGCGCTACGTTATGCTGGCCGCGATAGATCAGGGGCGACGCGGCTACACGATGGCAGTCAACCCCGCTATTACTAAATTCCACCTGGATTATTGGGAACATCTCAGATTGCGGCACCCCAAAATTCAGATGGCACGTCCGCAAGGTCGCGGGAACGGATCGACCTGGATCGTGTTGAAAGGAATTGGCTTCCCAAGGGGTGTGAAGTTAAGTCACAAATTTGATCAACAGGTGATGGAGCTCGGTTTCGAGAAGCGCACGGTCGACGAGATCCTGGCTGTGAAGTCGGACTGGCCAGATGACATCCATCCCGTGCAAAAGGGCGGAACAACTTCGTTGGCGATCGACATACCGGCGATCGATATGACCCTCGACTTTGGCGCGCAGACGACTGGCGTCGAAAAGGCGTTGGAGTCTGCTTATAGACTGATGCCGTACGCTTCACTTTTTACGTAG